A portion of the Cellulophaga algicola DSM 14237 genome contains these proteins:
- the guaB gene encoding IMP dehydrogenase translates to MQAHLDKIVGEGLTYDDVLLVPAYSEVLPREVNIQTKFTRNITINVPIVSAAMDTVTESKMAIAMAQEGGIGVLHKNMTIEQQAMKVRKVKRAESGMIIDPVTLPLNSFVRDAKANMKEFGIGGIPIVDGDGKLIGIVTNRDLRFEKNNDRPISEVMTTKNLVTVAEGTSLEQAEDILQENKIEKLPVVDKNYKLVGLITFRDITKLTQKPIANKDQYGRLRVAAALGVTADAVERAEALVNAGVDAVVIDTAHGHTRGVVEVLKKVKARFPDLDVIVGNIATGAAAKYLVEAGADAVKVGIGPGSICTTRIVAGVGFPQFSAVLEVAAAIKGSGVPVIADGGIRYTGDIPKAIAAGADTVMLGSLLAGTKESPGETIIYEGRKFKSYRGMGSVEAMKQGSKDRYFQDVEDDIKKLVPEGIVGRVPYKGDLFESIHQFIGGLKAGMGYCGAKDIATLQDTGRFVKITASGINESHPHDVTITKESPNYSR, encoded by the coding sequence ATGCAAGCACATCTTGATAAAATAGTTGGAGAAGGTCTTACTTACGATGACGTACTCTTAGTCCCAGCTTATTCTGAAGTACTTCCAAGAGAAGTAAATATTCAAACAAAATTTACCCGAAACATTACCATCAATGTTCCTATAGTTTCCGCCGCTATGGATACCGTTACGGAGTCTAAAATGGCAATTGCTATGGCTCAGGAAGGTGGTATTGGTGTTTTACACAAGAACATGACTATCGAACAGCAAGCAATGAAAGTTCGTAAAGTGAAAAGGGCAGAAAGCGGTATGATTATCGATCCGGTAACGTTACCTTTAAATTCCTTTGTTCGTGACGCCAAAGCAAACATGAAAGAATTTGGAATAGGAGGAATTCCTATTGTTGATGGCGATGGTAAATTAATTGGTATTGTGACTAATCGTGATTTGCGATTTGAAAAAAATAATGATCGCCCTATTTCTGAGGTGATGACGACTAAAAATTTAGTAACTGTAGCAGAAGGTACTTCACTAGAACAGGCTGAAGATATTTTACAAGAGAATAAAATAGAAAAACTTCCAGTAGTAGATAAAAACTACAAACTAGTTGGATTAATAACGTTTAGAGATATAACAAAGCTTACGCAGAAGCCTATTGCCAATAAAGATCAATATGGTCGTTTACGAGTAGCTGCTGCTTTAGGAGTTACTGCTGATGCAGTTGAAAGAGCAGAAGCATTAGTAAATGCAGGTGTTGATGCTGTGGTAATTGATACTGCGCATGGGCATACCAGAGGAGTCGTTGAAGTTTTAAAGAAAGTAAAAGCAAGGTTTCCAGATTTAGATGTTATTGTTGGGAATATTGCAACAGGAGCAGCTGCCAAGTATTTGGTAGAAGCTGGTGCAGATGCCGTAAAGGTTGGTATAGGCCCAGGATCTATTTGTACCACTCGAATAGTTGCAGGAGTTGGTTTTCCTCAGTTTTCGGCAGTGCTAGAAGTAGCTGCAGCTATTAAAGGGAGTGGAGTGCCTGTAATTGCAGATGGAGGTATTCGCTATACAGGCGATATTCCAAAAGCTATTGCAGCTGGAGCAGATACCGTTATGTTAGGTTCGCTTTTAGCAGGTACTAAAGAATCTCCAGGAGAAACTATTATATACGAAGGAAGAAAATTTAAATCATATCGCGGAATGGGGTCTGTTGAAGCTATGAAACAAGGCTCTAAAGATCGTTATTTCCAAGATGTAGAAGACGATATTAAAAAATTAGTACCAGAAGGTATAGTAGGGCGTGTGCCTTATAAAGGCGATTTGTTTGAAAGTATTCACCAATTTATTGGAGGTTTAAAAGCAGGTATGGGCTATTGTGGAGCAAAAGATATTGCAACACTACAAGACACTGGAAGGTTTGTGAAAATTACCGCTAGTGGTATTAATGAGAGTCACCCACATGATGTGACGATTACCAAAGAATCTCCAAATTATAGTAGATAG
- a CDS encoding TonB-dependent receptor domain-containing protein, with protein MILKDFKTIVGVIFLLFTAAAQAQFTISGTITSAETNAPVVDAEVYIYELSKKVVSASDGTFQFSDVKPGNYKIVVFSFEYSISEQTIEVVGNTSLAIALETLGEQLSEVVLVARKEKIFALNKLKAVEGTAIYEGKKSEVVLVENLTANLASGTARQLYAQVVGLNIYDNSDAGLQLNIGGRGLDPNRTSNFNTRQNGYDISADVLGYPESYYTPPAEAVAQIEVVRGAASLQYGTQFGGLINFKMKQPNPDKEIEWISRQTLGSNNLITSFNSLGGTVGKTQYYAFYNFKTGDGFRPNSEFDSYNGYLHVNHNFSDKTKLTFEFSYLNYLAHQPGGLTDQQFEDDPTFSNRTRNWFNVDWKLYSVRLDHSFSNKTDFSLNLFALNAFRKSVGFRENRVSQEDDLTAPRELIVGNFNNWGAEARVLTRYSLLDGDHVFLVGSKYYQSKNSERQGPGTNGADANFGFADDEYPDYSRQSDFEFPNLNLALFAENIFNIKDNLSITPGARFEYIKTESQGAYKQINLDNAGNPILNIEVPDNRDFSRQFVLLGVGVSYKPFNAVELYGNFSQNFRSVTFNDIRINNPSLVVDPNISDESGYTFDLGARGRLGNVLSYDVGAFLLRYDNRIGVVLREVSDIEQEQFRGNIGDAVTYGFESFLDFNLWEVLSSNKNGKLNVFVNMAFTGSEYISSGANNVEGNKVEFIPDYNIKTGLNFGYKDLLGSLQYTYLGSQFTDATNSPRDFDSQSGIIGEIPAYDILDFSLSYAYKYFKLETGVNNLLDNSYFTRRATGYPGPGILPSQPRTFYTTLQFKF; from the coding sequence ATGATATTAAAGGACTTTAAAACAATTGTAGGGGTAATTTTTTTACTATTTACCGCTGCAGCGCAGGCACAATTTACCATTTCAGGAACAATCACTAGCGCAGAAACTAATGCACCTGTGGTAGATGCAGAAGTATACATCTATGAGTTGTCAAAGAAGGTTGTTAGCGCATCAGATGGGACTTTCCAATTCAGTGATGTGAAGCCAGGAAATTATAAAATTGTTGTTTTTTCATTTGAATATAGCATATCTGAACAAACTATTGAAGTTGTAGGTAATACTTCTTTAGCTATCGCCTTAGAAACGCTTGGAGAACAATTATCGGAAGTTGTTTTGGTGGCTAGAAAAGAAAAGATTTTCGCCTTAAATAAATTAAAAGCAGTAGAAGGTACTGCAATTTATGAAGGTAAAAAAAGTGAGGTTGTATTGGTAGAAAATTTAACAGCAAATCTTGCTAGTGGTACTGCTAGGCAATTATACGCGCAGGTAGTTGGTTTAAATATATACGATAATAGTGATGCTGGTTTGCAGCTTAATATAGGAGGTAGAGGTTTGGACCCAAACCGCACATCTAACTTTAATACAAGGCAAAATGGATATGATATTTCTGCTGATGTTTTGGGATATCCAGAAAGTTATTATACGCCACCGGCAGAAGCTGTAGCTCAAATAGAAGTGGTTAGAGGGGCAGCATCTTTACAATACGGAACTCAATTTGGGGGGCTTATTAATTTTAAAATGAAGCAGCCTAACCCTGATAAAGAAATTGAGTGGATTTCTAGACAAACTTTGGGGTCTAATAATTTAATTACCAGCTTTAATAGTCTTGGAGGAACGGTTGGTAAAACACAGTATTATGCTTTTTATAATTTTAAAACAGGAGATGGCTTTCGGCCAAATTCAGAATTTGATTCCTATAACGGTTATTTGCATGTAAATCATAATTTTTCAGATAAAACCAAACTGACCTTTGAGTTTAGTTATTTAAATTATTTGGCGCATCAGCCTGGTGGTTTAACAGATCAACAATTTGAAGATGATCCAACTTTTAGTAATAGAACAAGAAATTGGTTTAATGTAGACTGGAAATTATATTCCGTGAGGTTAGATCATTCCTTTTCAAATAAAACAGATTTTAGTCTTAACTTATTTGCCTTAAATGCTTTTAGAAAATCGGTAGGTTTTAGAGAAAATAGAGTTTCTCAGGAAGATGATTTAACGGCGCCAAGAGAGCTTATCGTTGGTAATTTTAATAACTGGGGAGCAGAAGCAAGAGTCTTAACTCGCTACAGTTTACTAGATGGAGACCACGTGTTTTTGGTGGGTTCTAAGTACTATCAGTCTAAAAACTCGGAACGTCAGGGCCCAGGGACTAATGGAGCAGATGCCAATTTTGGTTTTGCAGATGATGAATATCCAGATTACTCCAGACAGAGCGATTTTGAATTTCCAAACTTAAACTTAGCGCTCTTTGCTGAAAACATTTTTAATATTAAAGATAATCTATCCATTACTCCAGGTGCTCGTTTTGAATATATAAAAACAGAAAGTCAGGGAGCATACAAGCAAATAAACTTGGATAATGCGGGTAACCCAATTCTAAATATTGAGGTGCCAGATAATAGAGATTTTTCACGTCAGTTTGTTTTACTAGGGGTAGGGGTAAGTTACAAGCCTTTTAATGCGGTAGAATTGTATGGTAATTTTAGTCAAAATTTTAGATCGGTTACGTTCAATGATATCCGTATTAATAATCCGTCTTTAGTTGTAGATCCTAATATTTCAGATGAAAGTGGGTATACGTTTGATTTGGGAGCAAGAGGAAGGTTAGGAAATGTGCTTTCTTATGATGTAGGGGCTTTTTTATTGCGTTATGACAATCGTATAGGGGTTGTTTTACGGGAAGTTAGTGATATTGAGCAAGAACAGTTTAGAGGAAATATTGGAGATGCGGTAACCTATGGTTTTGAAAGTTTTTTAGATTTCAATCTGTGGGAGGTACTATCAAGTAACAAAAATGGTAAGCTGAATGTATTTGTAAATATGGCATTTACAGGTAGCGAGTATATTTCATCCGGAGCTAACAACGTAGAAGGAAATAAAGTAGAGTTTATTCCTGATTATAATATCAAAACAGGCTTGAATTTTGGATATAAAGATCTGTTGGGAAGTTTGCAGTATACCTATTTAGGAAGTCAATTTACAGATGCCACCAATTCTCCAAGAGATTTTGATAGTCAAAGTGGTATCATTGGTGAGATACCAGCGTATGATATTTTAGATTTTTCGTTGTCTTACGCTTATAAATATTTTAAATTAGAGACAGGCGTAAATAACCTTTTAGATAATAGCTATTTTACACGTAGAGCTACGGGGTATCCAGGGCCTGGTATTTTGCCTTCTCAACCAAGAACATTTTATACTACGTTACAATTTAAATTTTAA
- a CDS encoding HTTM domain-containing protein, translated as MKSFLNTYLDKNIKTANLAVFRIFFGLMMFYSAIRFISYGWVEKLYIQPKFFFSYYGFEWIKPLGNYTYLLFIVCLITSVLITIGYKYKPSIIIFFLCFTYIELMDKTTYLNHYYFVSCLSFLLLFLPANRRFSLDAYLDNSLNQEYIPKWNVDCIKVMLFIVYFYAGLAKLNSDWLVEAMPLKIWLPSNYDLPVLGSWLQKEWVHYAFSWGGALYDLMIPFLLLYKPTRWFGFFMVVVFHVLTRILFPIGVFPFVMIVSALIFFDSDFHEKLINKASELLKLKPLKNAAVVRKSPRKIPLLIIGLFLLLQLLLPWRYLLYEKELFWTEEGYRFSWRVMLMEKAGYAQFKVVDSATGKSFLIDNNDFLSSFQEKQMSTQPDFILQYAHYLADHFSENGSKNIEVYVESYVAINGRLSQPYIDPKVDLAKEKDSFAPKKWILNFNDDIKGL; from the coding sequence ATGAAATCGTTTTTAAATACATATTTAGATAAAAATATTAAGACCGCTAATTTAGCGGTCTTTCGTATTTTTTTTGGATTAATGATGTTTTATAGTGCTATAAGGTTTATTAGTTATGGTTGGGTGGAAAAGCTGTATATACAACCTAAATTTTTCTTTTCTTATTATGGTTTTGAATGGATTAAGCCTTTAGGTAATTATACCTACCTACTATTTATAGTGTGCCTCATAACTTCAGTTCTAATAACTATTGGTTATAAATATAAACCAAGCATAATCATTTTCTTTTTATGCTTTACCTATATTGAATTGATGGATAAGACCACCTATCTTAACCATTATTATTTTGTGAGTTGCCTTAGCTTTCTATTGTTATTTTTACCAGCCAATAGAAGATTTTCTTTAGATGCGTATCTAGATAACTCATTAAACCAAGAATATATTCCAAAATGGAATGTAGATTGTATTAAGGTAATGCTATTCATCGTATATTTTTATGCGGGTTTGGCTAAATTAAATAGTGATTGGTTGGTAGAGGCTATGCCGCTTAAAATATGGTTGCCTTCTAATTATGATCTTCCAGTCTTAGGGAGTTGGTTGCAAAAAGAATGGGTGCATTACGCCTTTAGTTGGGGAGGAGCGCTTTATGATTTGATGATTCCTTTTTTACTACTATACAAACCTACCCGTTGGTTTGGTTTCTTTATGGTCGTAGTTTTTCATGTGCTCACAAGAATTTTGTTTCCGATAGGTGTATTTCCTTTCGTGATGATCGTAAGTGCTTTAATTTTCTTTGATAGTGATTTTCATGAGAAATTAATCAATAAAGCCTCAGAATTATTGAAATTAAAACCCTTAAAGAACGCAGCAGTCGTACGGAAGTCTCCTCGTAAAATTCCACTACTAATAATAGGCCTATTTCTATTATTACAATTACTTTTGCCATGGCGTTATTTGCTTTATGAAAAGGAGCTTTTCTGGACAGAGGAAGGGTATCGGTTTTCATGGCGTGTTATGTTAATGGAAAAAGCAGGTTATGCACAATTTAAAGTGGTTGATAGCGCTACTGGAAAATCATTTTTAATAGATAATAATGATTTTTTAAGCTCGTTTCAGGAAAAGCAAATGAGTACACAGCCTGATTTTATATTGCAATATGCGCATTATTTGGCAGATCATTTTTCAGAGAATGGTTCAAAGAATATAGAAGTGTATGTAGAAAGTTATGTGGCTATAAACGGAAGATTGAGTCAGCCGTATATAGACCCAAAAGTTGATTTAGCAAAGGAAAAAGATTCTTTTGCGCCAAAAAAATGGATACTTAATTTTAATGATGATATTAAAGGACTTTAA
- a CDS encoding imelysin family protein, with amino-acid sequence MKRTKVWGFIILLSLIVFACSTSDNGGSSSEENNDNFNRSAMLINWADNIIIPAYTAFNADVAVMVQASSVFTETPTEENLQNLRSAWKDAYVSFQTVSMFEIGKAEELNFRNRLNVYPTDVTSIEQNIGNNTYNFSLPSNIAIQGFPAIDYLINGLASTDAEIVAFYNSESTATGYNGYLNELTNTVLELSNTVLNDWEGSYRSAFVTGTSSSATGSVDKLVNDFLFYYEKSLRAGKIGIPAGVFSVDPLPEKVEALYSKEIGKELLLAAITASQNFFNGKSFTSASEGESLKSYLDFLNTIKNGDDLSSLINNQFESSKTKAAELGNDLALQVTTDNSKMTETYDELQRNVILLKVDMLQALSINVDFVDADGD; translated from the coding sequence ATGAAAAGAACAAAAGTTTGGGGATTTATTATCCTTTTGAGTTTAATTGTTTTCGCTTGCTCCACTAGTGATAATGGAGGAAGTAGTTCGGAAGAGAATAATGATAATTTCAACCGTAGTGCAATGCTTATAAATTGGGCAGACAATATTATTATTCCGGCATATACTGCTTTTAATGCAGATGTTGCTGTAATGGTACAGGCTTCTTCTGTATTTACAGAAACTCCTACAGAAGAAAATCTTCAGAATTTACGTAGCGCATGGAAAGATGCTTACGTATCTTTTCAAACTGTATCTATGTTTGAGATAGGGAAAGCAGAAGAGTTAAACTTTAGAAACCGTTTAAATGTGTATCCAACGGATGTAACAAGCATTGAACAAAATATAGGCAATAACACGTATAATTTTTCATTGCCTTCCAATATTGCCATTCAAGGTTTTCCTGCAATAGATTATTTGATTAACGGCTTAGCTAGTACTGATGCAGAAATAGTGGCTTTTTATAATTCAGAATCTACTGCTACAGGATATAACGGCTATTTAAATGAATTGACTAATACTGTTTTAGAATTGTCAAATACCGTTTTAAATGATTGGGAAGGCAGTTATAGAAGTGCTTTTGTGACGGGGACAAGTTCATCGGCAACAGGTTCTGTAGATAAGTTGGTCAATGATTTTCTTTTCTATTATGAAAAATCGTTGAGAGCAGGTAAGATTGGAATTCCAGCAGGGGTTTTCTCTGTAGATCCATTGCCAGAAAAAGTTGAAGCACTATATAGTAAAGAAATTGGGAAAGAATTGTTGTTAGCTGCAATTACAGCATCTCAGAACTTTTTTAACGGAAAAAGCTTTACATCAGCTTCAGAAGGGGAAAGCTTAAAATCATATTTAGATTTTTTAAATACCATTAAGAATGGAGATGATTTAAGTAGCCTTATCAATAATCAGTTTGAGAGTTCTAAGACGAAAGCGGCGGAGTTAGGGAATGACTTAGCACTTCAAGTGACTACCGATAATTCTAAAATGACAGAGACTTATGATGAATTACAACGTAATGTAATTTTACTTAAAGTTGATATGCTGCAAGCCTTAAGTATAAATGTCGATTTTGTTGATGCCGACGGAGATTAA
- a CDS encoding DUF4856 domain-containing protein, which yields MKKLLLLPLCATLLFTSCNNDDDNVSGDNTPDISTPALYTFERDGVSTVSFDGQTTRILMAGETSDAFKAFETATEASIKAMFAHVEGATDFSEDDLNSSDKSIESKVAASADFFAANTTEAAVIKGEFAEYIEGQINEVFPNENVLASAGVAGQVADGTSTRYVNALGLEYNQMFAKSVLGALMVDQILNNYLSTAVLDAESNRANNDSDIVEEGKSYTSMEHKWDEAYGYIYGTSENPANPNLTIGEDDKFLNEYTGRVNDDTDFATIAADIFEAFKLGRAAIVAKDYEVRDEQAEIIRENISKVIAVRGIYYLQQAKTKIANGEVTGSFHALSEAYGFIYSLRFTRVPGTNDAYFSKEEVDALLSQLTGDGENGLWDLEVATIESISEAIAAEFDFTVAQAASIE from the coding sequence ATGAAAAAATTGCTTTTATTACCACTTTGTGCTACTCTTTTATTCACTTCTTGCAATAATGATGATGATAATGTTTCTGGAGATAATACACCAGATATTTCAACCCCTGCTTTATATACCTTCGAAAGAGATGGTGTTTCTACGGTGAGTTTTGACGGACAAACGACAAGAATTTTAATGGCGGGAGAAACATCTGATGCCTTTAAAGCTTTTGAGACCGCAACAGAAGCTTCTATAAAAGCTATGTTTGCGCATGTAGAAGGTGCTACTGATTTTTCAGAAGATGATTTAAATAGTTCAGATAAAAGTATAGAGAGTAAAGTGGCTGCTTCTGCAGACTTCTTTGCTGCAAATACGACCGAAGCGGCTGTTATTAAAGGAGAGTTTGCAGAATATATAGAAGGGCAGATCAATGAAGTATTTCCTAATGAAAATGTACTTGCTTCTGCGGGTGTTGCAGGTCAAGTAGCGGATGGTACGTCTACAAGATATGTTAATGCTCTAGGATTGGAATACAATCAAATGTTTGCAAAATCAGTATTAGGCGCATTAATGGTAGATCAAATCTTAAATAACTATTTAAGTACTGCTGTTTTAGATGCAGAAAGTAATAGAGCTAACAATGATAGTGATATCGTAGAAGAGGGAAAATCATATACTTCAATGGAGCATAAGTGGGATGAAGCGTATGGCTACATTTATGGTACTTCTGAAAACCCTGCAAATCCTAACTTAACAATTGGTGAAGATGATAAGTTTTTAAATGAATATACAGGTCGTGTAAATGATGACACAGATTTTGCTACCATTGCAGCAGATATTTTTGAAGCTTTTAAATTAGGTAGAGCTGCTATTGTTGCTAAAGATTACGAAGTACGTGATGAGCAAGCAGAAATAATTCGTGAGAATATTTCTAAAGTAATCGCGGTTAGAGGAATTTACTACCTACAACAAGCAAAAACTAAAATTGCAAATGGTGAAGTTACTGGATCTTTCCATGCATTATCTGAAGCTTACGGATTTATATATAGCCTTAGATTTACAAGAGTGCCAGGAACAAATGACGCTTACTTTAGTAAGGAAGAAGTAGATGCATTGCTTTCACAACTAACTGGAGATGGTGAGAATGGTCTTTGGGATTTGGAAGTAGCTACTATAGAAAGTATTTCAGAAGCTATAGCTGCAGAATTCGATTTTACTGTTGCACAGGCTGCAAGTATTGAATAA
- a CDS encoding hydroxymethylglutaryl-CoA lyase translates to MTNNVKIVECPRDAMQGIKTFIPTEEKVKYIQSLLGCGFDTIDVGSFVSPKAIPQMIDTSEVLSLLDLSKTQSKLLSIVANVRGAEEASKEEKIDFLGYPFSISENFQMRNTHKTIAESVEILKEILEVANKSNKEVVTYISMGFGNPYGDPWNVEIVGEWTEKLSAMGVKILSLSDTVGSSTPEQITYLFSNLIPKYPHIEFGAHLHTTPTKWHEKINAAYTSGCRRFDGAIQGFGGCPMAKDELTGNMPTEKMLSYFTSEKVATNVNWMVFEAAYNKATELFKAYH, encoded by the coding sequence ATGACTAACAATGTAAAAATAGTAGAGTGTCCTCGTGATGCAATGCAAGGAATAAAGACTTTTATTCCTACAGAAGAAAAGGTGAAGTATATTCAATCTTTGTTGGGCTGTGGTTTTGATACTATTGATGTGGGTAGTTTTGTGTCTCCTAAAGCTATTCCACAAATGATAGATACTTCAGAAGTACTTTCATTGCTAGATTTATCTAAAACACAAAGTAAGTTATTATCCATTGTAGCTAATGTTAGGGGTGCGGAGGAGGCTTCAAAAGAAGAGAAAATAGATTTCTTAGGTTATCCTTTTTCTATTTCAGAAAATTTTCAAATGCGGAATACCCATAAGACAATCGCAGAATCTGTTGAAATATTAAAAGAAATCCTTGAGGTGGCTAATAAATCAAACAAAGAGGTAGTTACCTATATTTCTATGGGTTTTGGTAACCCGTACGGCGATCCATGGAATGTGGAGATTGTAGGGGAGTGGACGGAGAAATTATCAGCAATGGGCGTAAAAATTTTATCACTTTCCGATACTGTAGGTTCCTCTACTCCGGAACAGATCACCTATCTGTTCTCTAATTTAATTCCAAAATATCCACATATTGAATTTGGTGCTCATCTTCATACTACGCCAACAAAATGGCATGAAAAAATTAATGCAGCCTACACATCTGGGTGTCGCAGATTTGATGGAGCCATACAAGGTTTTGGAGGTTGCCCTATGGCAAAGGATGAACTCACAGGCAATATGCCTACAGAAAAAATGCTTTCCTATTTTACATCAGAAAAAGTAGCTACTAATGTTAATTGGATGGTTTTTGAAGCAGCTTATAATAAAGCAACAGAACTGTTTAAAGCGTACCATTAG
- a CDS encoding LysE family translocator: MNYDLLYTFIIATAALAITPGPDIIYVLMQSVINGRKDGIATAFGLVSGCLIHTTLLAFGVSALIKENILILTCIKVFGALYLFYLAYKVFKSSGQIDLKSDAIPKKNIVSLFRQGFIMNVLNPKVTIFFLAFFPGFLFSDDISVQFQFYILGFIFILISFIVFVIIAILSGMVSKYIKSNKKVGFILKWMQIVVFIGIGVYLLFLNK; the protein is encoded by the coding sequence TTGAATTACGATCTCCTTTATACCTTTATTATAGCCACAGCGGCACTTGCAATAACACCAGGTCCAGATATCATTTATGTATTAATGCAAAGTGTGATAAATGGTAGAAAAGACGGCATAGCTACGGCTTTTGGGTTGGTTAGTGGCTGTTTAATTCATACTACTTTATTGGCTTTTGGTGTTTCTGCATTAATAAAAGAAAATATTTTAATTTTAACCTGTATTAAAGTATTTGGAGCTTTATATCTATTTTATTTGGCCTATAAAGTGTTTAAAAGTTCTGGACAGATTGATTTAAAATCAGATGCCATTCCCAAAAAGAACATCGTATCTCTTTTTAGACAAGGGTTTATAATGAATGTCTTGAATCCTAAGGTGACTATTTTTTTCTTAGCATTTTTTCCTGGTTTTCTTTTTAGCGATGATATTAGTGTTCAATTTCAGTTCTATATTTTGGGATTTATTTTTATACTAATTTCATTTATAGTTTTTGTTATTATTGCCATTTTATCAGGTATGGTGTCTAAATATATAAAATCTAATAAAAAAGTGGGCTTTATTTTAAAGTGGATGCAAATTGTTGTTTTTATTGGGATTGGCGTCTACCTCTTATTTTTAAATAAATAG
- a CDS encoding Dabb family protein translates to MKNIALVLILLTITSIHAQDETITTEKMTETISINDNKLLRHVVLFQFKKGTTAEKIKEIESAFHKLPSKIKEISSYEWGLNNSPENLNKGFTHCFFITFKNEEDRAKYLPHPDHKAFGELLTPHLEDVLVLDYWTN, encoded by the coding sequence ATGAAGAATATTGCTTTAGTTTTAATCTTGCTCACCATCACATCAATTCATGCGCAAGACGAAACAATAACAACGGAAAAAATGACAGAAACTATAAGTATTAACGACAACAAATTATTAAGACATGTTGTTTTATTTCAGTTTAAAAAGGGTACTACTGCTGAAAAAATAAAAGAAATAGAATCAGCTTTTCATAAGCTACCCTCCAAGATTAAAGAAATTTCCAGTTATGAATGGGGATTAAACAATAGTCCTGAAAATTTAAACAAAGGCTTTACGCATTGCTTTTTTATAACATTTAAAAATGAAGAAGACCGCGCTAAATATTTACCACACCCAGACCACAAAGCTTTTGGAGAATTATTAACACCACATTTAGAAGATGTACTTGTATTAGATTACTGGACCAACTAA
- a CDS encoding quinone-dependent dihydroorotate dehydrogenase, whose protein sequence is MYKLILRPIFFLFDPEKIHHFSFFMINLLGKMGFSKLIRSIYVIEDKKLERNLFGLTFKNPVGLGAGFDKNAKLYNELSDFGFGFIEIGTLTPKPQEGNPKKRLFRLKADQAIINRMGFNNLGVLEAVAELKKEHRVIVGGNIGKNKITPNDKATSDYLICFDALFDHVDYFVVNVSSPNTPGLRELQDKEPLTKLLNQLKLENTKIANAKAVKEKPILLKIAPDLTDSQLLDIIEIVAVTKIDGIIATNTTINRQGLKSHQLLLEEAGGLSGKPLAQRSTEVIRFLSEKSNKAFPIIGVGGITSPEEALEKLDAGADLIQLWTGFIYEGPALVKRINKAILKRS, encoded by the coding sequence ATGTACAAACTTATTCTACGCCCTATATTTTTCTTGTTTGATCCAGAGAAGATTCATCATTTTTCTTTTTTTATGATTAATCTACTAGGTAAAATGGGCTTTTCAAAACTCATTAGATCAATCTATGTTATAGAGGATAAGAAGCTTGAACGTAACTTATTTGGTCTTACATTTAAAAACCCAGTAGGATTAGGAGCAGGGTTTGATAAAAATGCAAAGCTGTATAATGAGTTATCTGATTTCGGATTCGGATTTATAGAAATAGGTACGCTCACACCAAAACCACAAGAAGGCAACCCTAAAAAACGACTTTTTAGATTAAAGGCAGATCAAGCGATTATTAATCGAATGGGATTTAATAATTTAGGGGTTTTAGAAGCTGTAGCGGAGCTAAAAAAAGAACATAGAGTTATTGTTGGTGGAAATATTGGTAAAAATAAAATTACACCTAACGATAAAGCAACTTCAGATTATCTTATTTGTTTTGATGCTCTTTTTGATCATGTCGATTATTTTGTCGTAAATGTAAGTTCGCCAAATACTCCAGGCTTAAGAGAGTTACAGGATAAGGAACCTTTGACTAAATTATTGAACCAACTAAAATTAGAAAACACTAAAATAGCCAACGCCAAAGCAGTTAAAGAAAAACCAATCTTACTTAAGATTGCTCCAGACTTGACGGATAGTCAGCTATTAGATATTATTGAAATTGTTGCTGTTACAAAGATAGACGGCATTATAGCGACTAATACGACAATTAACCGACAGGGTTTAAAGTCTCATCAGTTGCTTTTAGAAGAAGCTGGTGGTTTAAGCGGAAAACCTTTAGCGCAGCGAAGTACGGAAGTTATTAGGTTTTTATCTGAGAAAAGTAATAAAGCATTCCCTATTATTGGGGTAGGCGGAATTACTTCTCCAGAAGAAGCGCTAGAGAAATTAGATGCTGGCGCAGATTTAATTCAATTATGGACAGGCTTTATCTACGAAGGCCCTGCTTTAGTGAAGAGAATTAACAAGGCTATCTTAAAAAGAAGTTAG